Proteins encoded within one genomic window of Haematobia irritans isolate KBUSLIRL chromosome 5, ASM5000362v1, whole genome shotgun sequence:
- the dUTPase gene encoding deoxyuridine triphosphatase translates to MDLYSNVKLRWAKLTENAFEPVRSTEKAAGLDLRSAYDLVVPARGKILVKTDLQIQVPSGSYGRVAPRSGLALKNFIDVGAGVVDEDYRGNLGVVLFNHSDQKFEVKRGDRIAQLICEQIFYPDLEQVDKLGDTKRGEGGFGSTGIKELKNGTN, encoded by the coding sequence ATGGATTTATATAGCAATGTTAAATTACGTTGGGCGAAACTAACAGAAAACGCCTTTGAACCAGTTCGCTCCACAGAAAAAGCCGCTGGTCTAGATCTACGGAGCGCGTACGACTTGGTTGTACCAGCTCGTGGTAAGATCTTGGTCAAAACTGATTTGCAAATTCAAGTCCCAAGTGGTTCCTATGGTCGTGTCGCTCCTAGATCAGGCTTAGCTCTCAAAAACTTCATCGATGTCGGTGCAGGAGTGGTGGATGAAGATTATAGAGGCAATCTTGGCGTTGTGCTTTTCAATCACTCTGATCAGAAATTTGAAGTGAAACGTGGAGATCGGATCGCCCAGTTAATTTGTGAACAAATATTTTATCCGGATTTGGAACAAGTTGATAAGCTAGGAGATACTAAACGTGGAGAAGGCGGTTTCGGTTCGACTGGAATTAAGGAACTGAAAAATGGCACCAACTAG